TGCATATATACATGCACCAATATATCAATAATAGGTATGAAATCAGAAACTGAAAAGTTTTAGAACACTAATTTTCTTTTCTATATCCCCAATACTTAAAACCAAAATTTAAAATTACTGTAATTGTAGCCAGTAGGGGCTCAAAGCGTGTCAGTGCTGTTACAGATAAATTAGTGGAAAGTGGAACACCTTGGCTCCTGTGATGCAATCTACATACATTCTTAAAAAAATGTCTACAGTACCATTTCTAGGATTAAACATCTACAACATGAAACATAATCCCAGCACTATTCCCAGAACATATAATCAGAATAACATTAGTCTGCAACACAAGAGCAGAAAGCAGCAATAACAGCCATGTGAGCTAGTTAATCCAAAAAGCAAGGTTATTAACTAGGCAAACTATGGTACCAGCATCTTTGCTTTTTGGACTGATTACAGGGTATAAGCATGAAAAGCTAAAGCAGGAAAAAGCAAAGGGTATTAATTTATTCTGTGATATTGGTATATACTGGCTATCCCATACTTACTTTTGGTAGAGGTAGCTCTTGCTGAATTTGGTTTTCAAATTTAGATCTAGTCTGCAAGTTTAAAGTCATGCTTCTGCCTGCATGCATTGCTGACAAACCTCCAGAGTGCAGCATGCCAAGGTTAACAGTGTGGTGTTTGTAAGCAGCGGTCTGAGTAAAGGAAATAACCACGTGACAGGATATGAACACACATGCTCATTGAATTAAGTATCGCACAAACATGGTTAACTTCACAGGTTTTAGTTTAAGCAAACAAACAATACCAAGAAATAAGTAGCTTTTTGATGCATGCACTCAGTTGAACAAAAGCACATACAGTACTGGTTATACATAAAATGGATACCATAAAAAGactataacactgatagaaaatgaaatattttttatacCCATAGTCTGAAAACTCTGGTATATTGTATGGTACACATCATTTTATGGATATAGGACCAGGGACGCCCTATACTCCCACGGATGGTCCAAAAATCTGTGTATTTGAAGTGCTGGGAAGTAATAGCAGGGAAATCCATACAAGAGGTCTCTGTACCATCTTGTGTGCTAAGCTCTTTGTGGAAGAGAGGATTTTGGTTGGGACAGACACAGTGAATGGGTCTGTGCACGCATGGACTAAATGGACCAAAATTCCACATGACAGGATCAGCTGGCTGGATCCACTACTGCCCATTTCCTTTATTAGCAGCTACAAACCAGCTGCACAGGCAACCTGATATGTTTGGGTTGAGAATTCCATCAGTTAGCACAATATGTTTTCATCTGGAGCAAAGACCTTTTATATGAAGGTTGTTACACTTCCTACATCTCCATAAAGATTGGTCCATAAAACTGATCTTGTGCAAAGTATCACCATGGTCACAGTCTCAGTTTCTGACTGAATACTGCAAATTTACTGTATATTAGATCACTTTCAATTGCATTAATCAATATGAACCTAATTTAATTAATCAGGATCTTCACTGCATGCTTTATATGAATGAATGTATTCCTTACACcaaacacaaatatttaaaataattgtaaagtGTGTCCTAAACCAACAAAATCCAGAAAATACAAAGTTTAGCCTGAAACCTCTGTCCTTAAGATACCACATTTTCATTAGGTATTATGTGGTCTCCAAACACGGAGTAATTTTACATACCACATGTACAGCAACGGAGGTAAGGAAGAAGTGTTAATCTTCaagatacattttttaaagtttgtctgTTTGagccttaattttattttaatatgcaTCATTCTTTAGTACATGAATAGCAATGGGTATCTTGACTTCAGAGTTGTTAAGATCCAGCATAAATTATGTatttgaatacattttaaaaatgcatataatTTACACATTAGACCACAGCAGTTTTTCAAAGCCGCTTTGGTTTATGAAACAAGCCCATATTTATAAAGTGTATTTTTGGCTGGATAGTCAAACCATGCATAGAAATATTATATCATCAATACTATATTTTGCATGGAAAATAAACATGCTCATCTTTCTACAGCTAAATGGGTATAACAATAATCTCCACACTAAAAAGCAATAGTTGTGAATATCCAATGCTACCATTACAAAGTTAAATAAGCTACGGGTTTAATATTGCCCCCTAAAAACACCAATGAGGGTTAGAATACACTTTTGATAGTTTACTtatgttttttccttctttttaaaaagctatgaTGTATTTGTAATACACTATTGCCAAACACTATCCAGAGCCTTTCAATGCTCTCTGAGCATTACTGAAAAGGTAGGGTTTCAGCAGTACACCCATCTCACTTCTGACAAAACCATTAGCaggtttcatttttcttttggtaAGGACTCCTGGAAATCAAAAGAATTAAGCCTTCTGAGTTAGTTTTTCAATGAAGAGTGCATATTAAAGGCAATGGAGTCATGTATGAGGAACTTCTGAAAGCCACTACCATCCCAAAGCTGGAGAAGAAAAGTCGTAATGAGTTTGTCTTCAAAACCTAGACCAATCAATTATTTACTTTAATATGGCTTTGGTTAGTGATTGTCAGAAGTAGAACTGACTGGAAAATTTTTGTTACAACAGTTTTCATTCAGAAAATACCATtttgattaaactgatttttttgtgaaattgtatggatttcagtgaaatttcatttaaaaattggaaatcattttgaaaatgtcaaaacatcctatttcaaaattttcagaacaaagttttgatttttcatttcaaaacatcttttcatttaaaatttacttattttttataaaaataaaagggggaTCAAAATCAAAATTGAAAATGTCATatatatcaaaacaaaacatttttagtgACCCTAAACAATTTTTTCCCAGAGTTTAGTTctgcaaaaaatttcaaaattccagCTTTATGTCCCAATtcagaatgaatttttttcacaatCTCAAAATTTTTTGACGGATGGAAAAtcaattttctgaccagctctagtcagtAGTTTTCATTggtttgacctttttttttttttaaagtgatgtcATGTTTGAAACCCCAATTAGTCATGAATGATACATTACCAACCACAGACCATATTCTGCCTTAAAGTATACCCCTATTGCACAtctataaatgagagcagaatttgaaccCTTATTATGAAATCATCTcatttatataaaaaacaaatctaCTATCCAGCTATCCTTTATGTAAGTtagatgggtttaaaaaaaaaaggaagagaaaaacagtataatttttttaattacctagtttaattttatttttaaaggcaataTTGCTTTGGTTTGTAGTCGCCAGCCCCCAGCAACTCCTTCTTTCCTCTTCCAGCCTGGCTTCGGTGTTTTTCATATATTGGCCCTGCTTTAAAGTTGAACCTTTACTTACAAAACTAAACTGGGAGTACTGAATCCTAATCTGGAAAACAAGCAATTCCCACAAATTTGGCCATTTGAAGAGTGTTGGCAATTAGATATCAAAGATAAGGTCTAAATCTGGTTGCCAATATTTGGAGGTGGTTGAGCCTCTATGGAAAGTAGATCATTTACCTTTTATTTGAAAGTAAAAATTCACAGCAGCCAAGGTGCCTGTTTTTCTTGCAGGCCTGTCTGACAAAGGATGCACAAGTATCCTTTAAAATGTGACAATCAGGAGTTCAAGCGGTGAGACTTCAGTGGGAAACGTTCCATGTTTCTCCTAAGCCAATGTGGCACTCAGCTGTGCTTCAGAGGTAGCTTTGGTGCTATGAAACTTTAGGAACAGATTTTCTGTCTCCTGGCTGTGGCAGCATAGTAGGGCTTAAGAAGCACCTTATGGGGCCACAAAATAATTCCCTGCATGGCCTTATCCTGTCCTATCTGCAAGCTCCAGCACAGGGGGATGACAGGGGTAGGGAAGGAGACATTATAAGGGGCAGGTCCATAATGCATAGCACTATGGAGGTTATGGGTTATGTTGCAGCACCTAGATCATTCAAGATAGGCTACTGTATGTTAGCTATACACTTTATGCTGGGGATAGGGtaaccatatgtcccattttggtcAGGACAGTGTCCTTTTTAAGCTCTACCCAGGGTGTCCTGATTtttgggacaaatgcccagttttgcccaaAAAGTGGGGCACCCTCTCCAATGGGGCACGGAAGAATGttcggggaggggggagtagggttgccagttgtggttggacgtattcctggaggtttcatcacacgaCATAATGTTTAATCAAAGATTAGTCTAATTCCtgaagactccaggacaatcctgcagGGTTGGCAATCCCGGGGAGAGTGAGCGGCAAATGCCAGACCAGCAGGGGGGTTCAGGCAAGCAATGATGCCAGGTGGCTTGGGATAGCCCTGCATGCAGGAGGGAACTCAGGCAAGCAGCTCAGACCAGCTCTGCTTGGGGGGTTGGATGAGAGACTTGGACGAGCCCTACGCAGTATCCCATTTTCCCTTAGGGAAATAAGGTCACCCTCGCTGGGTACCATATTTGACCCTAGAGCAGCCAAGAATCTGAAGTATGCTGTGACACAGAGGTCCCTTGGGGGTTcgctactctgtgtcagcaactcctgtgaggcctgacatactcactacagCTAACACTTGTCACGATATATatttaaaaggtgtcatgtaatatatcattggaaaatgaataactcactgatcattaatattcttgcatgatgtatgtactATCAACCCACAAGGATTACACAGATTTTCTGGAGTTATGACTAAAacgtgtttaaaccaggcatatCAGAAGGAGTTGATAAAATAATCTttcgcccccgccccccgaacaaaggaatgtggttgCGTCTGCTTGCAtgtatattccatctaaattgaGTAAAATGTGACAAAAGAATATTTGCATGCCAGGCAAAAAAAGCCATAAGGAGTGCAAGTGGGGAAAAAGTGATCACATTGTCAGCGGGGGATGGAGACTGCActcccaggaagccttcctgcccTTCGAAGAAGGGTCAATGAACTCAGAGAGAtacttttcaaaggtttactggactataaagagaGGAGCAGAGAACCCCTAAGTTATTCTTCACTTGAGGAGACAAGGAAAACCAGCGCCTTGGACTCTGTGGGGATTCCAAGAGCTAGTCACCGACTGCTGGAAAAGGAAGATTATACAAGGTAGTTTCCTCACCAAAGACTGTAGCTTAAGTGAGATCTTTGCCATTAGAAAGCATATTTTGACTTTTGTTTGTTGGTAACCCTCTCTATTTTTACCCCTTATCCTCAcataaatctctctctttttgattGAATAAGCTTGTTTTTACCTTTTATCTAAACCGACCAGTGCTGTGATTGAAATAACAGTGATTGTCAAACCCCAGGTAGATTAATGAGCTGCAGAGTAtagtctctttaaaggagcaacaaactTAATAAGATTCTGTGAGTGCTACAGTCAGAAGGACTGGACACTACACAGcagatggtttgggggaaattcaggactgggagggtCTTGGGGTCACTCTGAAACAGTAACTAAGCAGTGGAAGCCAGGGTCTGACATGCATGCTTGTGTTCAGGCTGTTggtgtcagggctgtgagccacCACAGCATaacatttaaggcacccagagttCAAAGCAGGTGGTGACACACCCCTTACTGatctgggttgaaccccaaagtGTCACAGATGCAAAGGTGGGTGACATAAAGCCATCTTtggcccctcctccccaaactgtgCTGTGCACTTCCTAGAGGTACAGCCAGCACCAGACCCTTACTCTACTTTTTAAGTGGAGTTAAGACCAAAAACTGAAAATCTTGGTACCTATACTGCCATCTAAAtgagttttaaaaagttttttcaattttttcttaaaatacacCATGAAATAGCCCTTACAAAGCTGAATAGGGAACTTCatatttttaagtaaaaattAGATTTTTCCACTAAGATTCAGTCCTTTCTAGTTTTATTTCAGAATCTTCTACTGTGGCTGATACTGCTCTTTGATAGAAATTATGGTTGTAGCGTTTCAGACAGTCCCAAAGTAGTAACTAAATGAAGCAGGTTTTTTGGTGCCAAACACTTTTATACATAAGCCTCCGTAAATCATTTACCCAAGAACCCCCAATACTAATTGATTATATATCTTATGTTAACAAAATCCTTCACAGAGGAGTTCCCCATAACACAAATACAGGGAATCTCAGAATCAGAAATTTGTATATTCACCACTGTACGTGCACATACTTagaaacattaaaatataaaactaGAGCATTAATTCCAGAGAAATGTCAAACATACCCTGTCTAACCTTCTAGCTTCTATATGTCTAAGTAGCTGTTGTCTCCAGTCAGCAGGCATTTTAGCACAGCTCTCATTTCCCTTCACAGGGGTAGGCCTTGTTTTTATATCACAGTTATCTGAAGGCTTGTCACCATAGTTACCCAAGTTATAGTCTGATGGTATCTTTTCCAATAGAGCTGCCATTGTAGGCCGAGCTGAAACTGGTCTAGTCTGAGATGTACCATAACTCTCTGTACTGTAGCTTCTTGCAGACAATGGCCTCCTTTGTGTAAGGTTTTTAACTGGAAAACTTCCAGACTGGGCTTTCACTTCTTGATATGAAGGGTGTTCATCTTCATACCTGCCATTCCTTTTGAGGAACTGGGTTTCAGACACTGAGATACTGCTTTGGCGTTCCATAGCTGCTCTATACTGAGGTCTGCTATACCTATCACTCTGAGGCAGTTCGTGAGGTTCGCTTACTCTTCTATACATTGACATTTCAGTGGAGCTTGCCAATGAATCTGCTCTTCTCAAAAATCCTGACCTTGATCCCTGGGTTGAGAACTGAGCACTAACAGCCTCCTCATTAACTGAAGGCTGAGAGAATGAAAACATGTGCTCCATGGGGGGATATCCTCTATAGGCTCTTGGACTAACTAAATCCTTGGCAATGTTTTTACTCTGCTGGGGAACATATTCTGGATTGTGTTGAAAAGGTGGTGGTATCCTCTTTTCTGCTTTAACTTCCACTGCTCCTTGAGGGTTGAAGCTTTGGTCAAACTGATAGACTTTTTTGGTTACAGAaggcttttgctgctgctgtaccTTAACACTTCCATAACTCAGCAACTCATCATCTAGCATTGGTACAGACTGGCTACGAGACATACTAGACATACCATGCTCCTGTCCTACCATTTTATCTAGTCTTTCACGGGTTCCTGCATTGTCATTACGGGATGCATAGTTTTCTAATGGAATATTATAAACTTTATATGTACCAATGTCGATCTCATCAATACTTTGCGACTTCTTAAATTTACTAGTTTTTAAATCTCTCATCATTGGGGAAAGCCTCTCTGTACTCTTGCTCATTGCAATAACACTTTTAGAAGACTCTGGACGGCAATGAATATGTGAAAAGACATTACTAAGACTTCTGTTAGCATTTGAATCATGATACTCCCATGCTACTCCTGGAGAAAAAGTGCTAGCTGCTTCAGGAGATTCTTTGATATGATCTTTCCTTTCAGGCAAAGGGCTGGTGGTGGGGGTGCTCTCCAATTTAGAAGGAAAAGCTGTCCTATCTTCAAAAGGACTTGGAGTTCTGGTCCAATTCTGCCAAGGATTGGGAGGAGGCACTTCTGATTCAGGTGTGTTTCTGAGTGTAGGCTGTTCAAGTTCCAGGGGAATGCCAACTATCCTGTCTTGTCTAATTAAAGGCCTGCGTCCATGAGCAGATGTGCTTCTAGATTTAGAGCATAAGAGAGGGTTAGTGCTAGGATTCTCCACTGTGCTCTCCTCTGCAACAAACCCTGTGTTATCATAGTGTGGGGTATCATTCCAGCTGTCAGCAAAAGTGTCACTCATTGGATGCCTATCATTGCGCTGCTGCAGATTTCCCACTGGAGCAGACTCTAGCTGGCTGAGTAATGGCTTTGTCTCAAGAGGCTGTGGAAAAGACTGCACAAGCCtgcaaaaagtaaaaataaaatgcaatgaaGACTATCAGGGCCTTTGTTACAATAAGTGAGTATCAGCAGAAAGAAAGTCTTACAAAACATCCTAATGTTTTCTCATGTATATCTATCCCTTTGGATTATATTACAATACATATAGAAATTATGCCGGTGCTTTGTCACAaaatctggcattttctaacttttgagagcttagctttgcaacctaaataactgttttaacatttttttgtatgtaatataacTTATTTTTCAGCAAAGTGGGTAACTCTGCACAAAATAATTCAGCTATAAAAGCCTCTGCTGTCATAAATCCAGGAATTAACACAATTCCAGGCTGCAAAATGAAGCTTCTGAAAATTTGGTGCATGATGGCCCTGATCCTCTTGTCCAGTTGGACAGCTTTGTGCTTCTGCAGCAATGCAATGGTGTCCCCATAAAGCAAGCTTAACCTGCCTGTGGAGGATTCCCCATGTGTAGGGACACATTTCAGTGGCAAAGAGCTGCTGTAGCAGTTTCTATTCTGTGTTGCCAGTGTAGGGGCATGGCTGTGGAAGAGGAGAAGTGCCCTGTGCCCTGGCAATCTCCAGCTGCTACAATGATCCCCTTGAGGCTGTTGATAACCAGTGAAAATTAAAGCAGCTTTCAGGCTTCTCTTATTTGTGCAGGGGTCCTATTTTAGGACAAACTGAGGGCTGTGGGAGTATAAAGGTTACAAGCATTCTGTCAATCCTAAAGTGTGCCAagcactcctcagctgcagctcAGGATCTATGCACTTTCAGTATGTGGTTATTTCACTTTAGAAAATATAATAGAGAGCCTGACTCTCCACTGTCTTCACCTTGTATTGTTATCTCCACCAGGGCaaaatgggtataaaatgctactcTTCTTGTTTGACAGCCTTAAATACCCAGTATGCCCTCACTTTGTCCAGCTGTATATGACTACACAAAGTGAGAGGCAacagagaatcagacccagtaaACATATACACACCTGTTACCCCACAAAGAATTATTCACTGCTTCTTTGGCAGTTGTTTGCAAGGACCCCATTTTAACACGAGCATTAGAGGACCCTGAGGAAGCTTGGGAAGGTGAATAGTCTGAGTAAGTGCCTGAGGAAACACTGTTATTGAGACAGTGGATTTTATCTGCTTCAGATTCATCTGTTGATTCTGAAATAAAATAGAACAAGCATTATGTGGGGTTGGAGAATTCGGAAACTAAACATACtggaaaaataaatgttcaaacTGATATTatgcatatatttaaaaacatgtttgtaAGATATCTGCAAATCAGAGTGTAGTATCCAATACATCCCAGCACAATGTATTACTTCTAGCTCATCTATCTAGCTGCACGCATTAAACATGCCTTCACTGAACACTTTTGGGAGTCAACATACTGTAGTACCTTTCTTTTCTTTACCCAGAAGAACAAGTTTGGGTTGGTACAAGGGAGCCTCAGCCATTGAAGGGCGAAGTTCTCCTATCCTCATGTCATTAGCAGGGTGTCCAAAGGaatcctgagagagagaataataCTGAAGTATAAAATAAAACTATAATAAGGTGGACTTGCAGAAGGCAATGAAGAAACAGCCACATTTGTCATGAACATGGAACTACATAAACCCAGGCACAGACAATATCATTCTAATCATGCTGAATTTGTCACACTACAATTCTACTTATTCATAAAATATTATAACAAAGCACTAATATTATGATGATAGCGTGTTTATTCTGAAAATGCAGATGAACTAGACAGAACTTGAGATGTGTCAAAACCACACATACATTCTTGATGGAGTAAAGcttacaaaaatgtaaaatttaagtagaaatgaatgaaaatttagaaaaaactATTCACTTATTGACGAATTAAGTACTACTCGTTCATTTGTTCCAACTACAATAGGACAGATCTTTACAAATTCAACTGTCCCTACATCTGCACTGAACCAAACAGCTATCTTGGCTCCAAAAGAATTTTCTATGAATTTAGGCTAATAATATTAACCCTGTGTTTTGAGAGCAAATGCTAATCTGGCTGAATTTCAAAAGGTTTCCTACATAATGCAAACAAGATGTGTGCTGCTAAAATCCCTCCTGCAAAGAATTAGACCGGTAAgtcatttgtttctgtttttaaacaaaacgTGTGCTTTTATTGGTTGAAATATGTGTTCTGACACGTTTGGTTAATTATGACTTGAAAGTTTATTTTAGAAATTATAGTTTACAGTTCTCTTTAATAGAATAATTCATATTAGGATTaaattgaaaaacattttgaatatCAAAATTCACTAGGTTCACAGAATTTAAACAATAATGTAAAGAAAAATTAGGGTTGGAAATGCAGGGAGAACTTTAAATGGTCTGATAGAATCCCAAAGATTCTGACTCATCTCTGATCTACTTATAAAACCCTTGTTTTACAATAACTAGCATTTACATATTTCTTTTTCATCCATATATCTCAAATAATTTTATCAAGATAAGTAAGCACTATTATCCCAACACACacataaggaaactgaggcacagagaggtcaagtgacttgccccaggtcacagtgaatcaatggcagagccaggaatagaacccaggtccgCTAATCCACAAATCTAATCATCCATGGTTCCCCCTTAAGTATTGTTTCTGATATTGTATGAATTGgatgaaaccttgttatgggatTGTGGTTCATATGTTAACTGAATGGTGAATTCACACCTAAGGGTAAGCATAAGCCCCAACTAAGACAAAAGGAGTGCATGAACCCACCTAGGAGCTTTTGTTAAGTATTGTTTTGGGCAGGTGTGTGTATGGGAAGACAGGACACGGAGAAACTGAGAAGGAACGAGAGGGGGGGGGGACCCACACGCCCACGCACACAGAAGGAAGCTATTGAAAGTACGATTGCTGTCCCTGGAAGAAGCCTAGGGAGaggtttttgggtcaggaccacaGGCTGGAAAGAATGCTCCTGGTGCTatgagcaaaagaagctgtttcgTGCTATTTCATTCCTTGTGTGGTCAGAGACAGAGGACTtcatacattctttgtaaataaaaaaaactgtatTACCTGACTACCACCAATTTTTATTCCCAACTGGTACACTCACTGGACCCCAAACTTTGACTTGCTGCTCGGgtcaaaaggggcaacaatattttgattttaggGGCTGATAAGGAAGAGTAAGGGGAATTAACTCAATGGATTTCTTAGACCCTGCCCTTTTGCCTTCCTAGTACGGAAATAAATACAAATTGAGTCCTTAGATTGTGTAAGATTGAacccatttaatttaaaaagtaaaataatttatGGTTGAGGGGCCTTCTCAGTTGTTCCCAGCAGTAGCTCCTCTTTTACAGCTGTCATTTCCAGCATTAGATTCTTTGTCCACAACTCAACCATAAAACTGTCTTGTTAAGTCAACAACCCAGCCTCCAGTCAGAAATGCTCTAGACTCATCCATTTGTTCATGATCCACTCACCCAGCAGCTGCTACTGCTTGATGATCTCTTACTTCACTCAGAAGTGTTTTAGCCCAATTTAtccctttgttttttcatttCCAACCAGACAGTTGCTGCTTCCCTCTTTGAGAATCTTTATGATTCCATACATGTAACTGGGCCCAAATGCTGCACTGTCTGACATCTCCAATCTGACTGATTTTCTGTACTAACCAGCTATCGGATATGCTCTGAAAACACCAAGAAACAAGAAAGAGGAAGAAGGGAAGTGAGATAGTGGCTTGAACCACGGAGGAGTAATTAAAATTAGGAACTCACAGAACAGGGCAGCTAAGTGAAAGGAATGGAGATATGAAGAGGGACTGTTCTCTGTgcttcttctcttcccttcccatcATGACATGGACATGGTTCAAGTATGAGGAGGAGACTGCGCATGGAGACCTTGTGAAGGACacaatgggggaagggagataGTGGAAAACACACTATCTAGAGGAGTTACACGGGGGATTTAAGcctgatggggggggggaccctgggAAGGCAGTTATGGAATGCAGCCATAAGGGTCACTCTGATGGAACACAGGCTCCAAGGGATTGTCTTGTGGGGGGTACCCAGCCTCAAGGAGCAGGAAGGCTGGTATGGGACACAGCCTTGGGGAGAGACATGGACGGTCGATGAGTTAGGGTGAAGACAGATTCAGAAAAAACCTTCTGGGAAGAGTGGACACAGGTTTGGGGAAGAGGGGATGATGGTCTGTCATGGGAGAAGAATGGACATTTGGCAGAGGAGAGTTGGTAGTAGAGAGAGAGGTAGAGAATGAGTGGTGttagaagggagggggaggaaaaagtTGACATTTATAAGCAGGAGTGATGGAGGGAATGTTGGGGGAAGAGAGGTGGTTTGAGCTTTGCTGGAGGTATACTTGTAGCTGAGCACTTCTGCTTCAGAAGGTGGAGGGGGGCTGAGGCACTATAAGGCTCTGTGTCCCCAGCACTTTGTTGGCAGTTATTCCATCAATAGTGAGTTACATGACTTTGTGGAGAAGATGAAAGGAGGGAAAGAGATGCAATATTCGAAAACACAATTTcattaattaaaaatgtacaatatTGTACACTAAAACCATGTTACTATTGCTCTTATTTTCATAGTTTTATAAGGTTTATACTTTATTAATTGCTTTTAGTAATATGATTGAAAGCAAATATAAGTGAGAGGATTGCCACATATACAGTCCTTCGAGAGTACTATTATACTTCTGTAGTGATAGTTTAATGTTTTTGCCTTACATGTAGTTATGCCTTCTCAAAATTCCTTAAATTCCTTGTCAGCCAGTTTAGTCAGTCCCTCAATGTTGGCACAAcgaatatatatatttgtttctcACACATACTCCATGTTTATTGTAATATATTCAAGACCTTAAATTATTTTGATACACCAGAGTTACAGTTCCTTTATACTATTTTGTATTTCCTATACAAcataataaatacacacacaacttAAAGCTGGCCATTATTTAATAACATTTTGCCAATGCCTCAGTCAGTTTCCATCCCAGTATACAAACTTATCATCCAAtgtcctttttgaaaatgtacatGTGTAGCATTCTCAAGCTGTGATATACTGTAATTTTTGAAGCACACTGCATGTTAAGTTTCTTATTGTACCTCTGAACTTTCTGTATGTTCTTTCTTCTTCCtgtatgggattttcaaagtcaaGTTATGAATGTTGTCTGAATCAGACAGGTGGCTCTTTTGGAATGCTTTATTTTCTAttgcttggtctacactacagagttaggtcaatgtaagctgccttacactGACCTAATtgtgtcagtgtctacactacagccttgctcccaccgatgtaaATGCCTTACTACAGCGACATCATAATTCCACTTCCACAAGAGGCGCAGGGATTAGCTTCGTGTAGTTAGGGCAGCGCAGTGTCCATATAGACACTGTTACTTACATCGGCTGTGGGCTGTCAtgcttgtcaatttcacagctccctCCAGAACCATGAAATTGAAAAGAAAGGCTGTTAGGCTCCCTGCTATGAACCCCACATGTGGCTCACAGCTTGGGCTGTTACCCTGGGGCGAGTGGGGAGCTCCAGCTAGACCCcggctgccccccagctcctgccctccCGCCTGGCTGCCACCCACGGTGTCCACTTCAGGctgggctgccacc
Above is a genomic segment from Natator depressus isolate rNatDep1 chromosome 8, rNatDep2.hap1, whole genome shotgun sequence containing:
- the LRRC7 gene encoding leucine-rich repeat-containing protein 7 isoform X4, with translation MQCLEMTTKRKIIGRLVPCRCFRGEEEIISVLDYSHCSLQQVPKEVFNLERTLEELYLDANQIEDLPKQLFNCQALRKLSIPDNDLSSLPTTIASLVNLKELDISKNGIQDFPETIKCCKCLTIIEASVNPISKLPDGFTQLLNLTQLYLNDAFLEFLPANFGRLAKLRILELRENHLKTLPKSMHKLMQLERLDLGNNEFSELPEVLEQIQNLKELWMDNNSLQILPGSIGKLKQLVYLDMSKNRIETVDLDVSGCEALEDLLLSSNVLQQLPDSLGLLKRLTTLKVDDNQLTILPNAIGNLSLLEEFDCSCNELESLPSTIGYLHSLRTLAVDENFLSELPREIGSCKNVTVMSLRSNKLEFLPDEIGQMQKLRVLNLSDNRLKNLPFTFTKLKELAALWLSDNQSKALIPLQTEAHPETKQRVLTNYMFPQQPRGDEDFQSDSDSFNPTLWEEQRQQRMTVAFEFEEKKEAEENAGKVKVEINLKRYPTPYPEDLKNMVKSVQNLVGKTSHGVRPENSTPAANSEQTMKEKYEHKWPMAAKEISVEDSFGHPANDMRIGELRPSMAEAPLYQPKLVLLGKEKKESTDESEADKIHCLNNSVSSGTYSDYSPSQASSGSSNARVKMGSLQTTAKEAVNNSLWGNRLVQSFPQPLETKPLLSQLESAPVGNLQQRNDRHPMSDTFADSWNDTPHYDNTGFVAEESTVENPSTNPLLCSKSRSTSAHGRRPLIRQDRIVGIPLELEQPTLRNTPESEVPPPNPWQNWTRTPSPFEDRTAFPSKLESTPTTSPLPERKDHIKESPEAASTFSPGVAWEYHDSNANRSLSNVFSHIHCRPESSKSVIAMSKSTERLSPMMRDLKTSKFKKSQSIDEIDIGTYKVYNIPLENYASRNDNAGTRERLDKMVGQEHGMSSMSRSQSVPMLDDELLSYGSVKVQQQQKPSVTKKVYQFDQSFNPQGAVEVKAEKRIPPPFQHNPEYVPQQSKNIAKDLVSPRAYRGYPPMEHMFSFSQPSVNEEAVSAQFSTQGSRSGFLRRADSLASSTEMSMYRRVSEPHELPQSDRYSRPQYRAAMERQSSISVSETQFLKRNGRYEDEHPSYQEVKAQSGSFPVKNLTQRRPLSARSYSTESYGTSQTRPVSARPTMAALLEKIPSDYNLGNYGDKPSDNCDIKTRPTPVKGNESCAKMPADWRQQLLRHIEARRLDRTAAYKHHTVNLGMLHSGGLSAMHAGRSMTLNLQTRSKFENQIQQELPLPKTPSQQSNILDNGQEDVSASSQWNPYPLGRRDVPPDTITKKAGSHIQTLMGSQSLQHRSREQQYEGNMNKVTIQQFQSPLPIQIPSSQSSRAPQAGRCLIQTKGQRSMDGYQEQFCVRIEKNPGLGFSISGGISGQGNPFKPSDKGSA